A window from Chitinispirillales bacterium encodes these proteins:
- a CDS encoding transposase yields the protein MFLPPYSPDLNPIELMWSKMKSKIKEIEPSGKDELIQALNTALECVTNDDVRNWIRHDGYRTQKV from the coding sequence TTGTTTTTGCCTCCGTATTCACCTGATTTGAATCCAATAGAATTGATGTGGTCAAAAATGAAAAGCAAGATTAAAGAAATTGAACCGAGTGGGAAAGACGAACTTATTCAAGCGTTAAATACAGCGTTAGAATGTGTAACAAACGATGATGTCAGAAATTGGATTAGGCACGATGGATACAGAACACAAAAAGTTTAA